A single window of Cytophagales bacterium DNA harbors:
- a CDS encoding outer membrane lipoprotein carrier protein LolA, with the protein MRNLIFFTTIIFYFPFSILYSPLFAQHNPRALEILEKMSTKYSSIKAFKAQISYFMESPATGITQNEQWEITVKGDKYRLVMGEQEIFNNGKTIWNYLKEANEVNISDYEPEENEITPTEIYTMYKKGYKYWLMEEKTMAGKVYHVVDLSPENIDQQVFKVRILVSKKDNLILSWKIFEKNGNRYLYTIKKFTPNINVDDNYFVFDKSKYKGVEVIDLR; encoded by the coding sequence ATGAGAAACCTTATCTTTTTTACTACGATAATTTTCTATTTTCCATTTTCCATTCTCTATTCTCCATTATTCGCTCAGCATAATCCCCGTGCTTTGGAAATACTGGAGAAAATGAGTACAAAATATAGTTCGATCAAGGCGTTCAAGGCTCAAATCTCCTATTTTATGGAGAGCCCTGCTACCGGAATTACACAGAATGAACAATGGGAGATCACTGTAAAGGGAGACAAGTACAGACTTGTAATGGGAGAGCAGGAGATATTCAATAATGGCAAAACCATCTGGAATTACTTAAAAGAAGCCAATGAGGTGAACATTTCTGATTATGAACCCGAAGAAAATGAGATCACCCCTACAGAAATTTATACTATGTATAAAAAAGGGTATAAATACTGGCTTATGGAAGAAAAAACCATGGCCGGTAAGGTTTACCATGTAGTTGACCTCAGTCCTGAAAACATAGATCAGCAGGTTTTTAAAGTAAGAATATTAGTCAGCAAAAAAGATAATTTAATACTTAGCTGGAAAATATTTGAAAAGAATGGCAACCGGTACCTTTATACAATAAAAAAGTTTACCCCCAATATTAATGTAGACGATAATTATTTCGTATTTGACAAATCAAAGTATAAAGGAGTTGAAGTGATAGATTTGAGGTGA